Proteins encoded together in one Pantoea sp. CCBC3-3-1 window:
- a CDS encoding PilN domain-containing protein, producing the protein MVWVNLLPWRHRQLRAKWHRDCLIASVMSAACLFALLPTAGLRMENEQRGNLVRRTQEANRRLDALKARSVALALQKQQLQQKLANYVSQRERLRQWHDFTLTLPDLMPEKLWLSGLSKTADDLTFSGFCPEMAEIDDFRLRLERLSLFRRVTTGKLSRNPQGVIQFSLLATLVSQEKLDE; encoded by the coding sequence ATGGTTTGGGTTAATTTACTTCCCTGGCGTCACCGTCAGCTTAGGGCGAAGTGGCATCGTGACTGCCTGATAGCGTCGGTAATGAGTGCCGCCTGTCTATTTGCCCTGCTGCCGACGGCGGGTTTGCGGATGGAGAATGAACAACGAGGGAACCTTGTTCGCCGAACGCAGGAGGCGAACAGGCGGCTCGACGCGTTAAAAGCGCGTTCCGTTGCCCTGGCACTACAAAAACAGCAGCTTCAGCAGAAGCTGGCGAACTATGTCAGCCAGCGTGAACGGCTGCGGCAGTGGCATGACTTTACGCTGACATTACCGGATTTGATGCCAGAAAAGCTCTGGCTGAGCGGGCTGAGTAAAACGGCGGATGACCTGACTTTTTCGGGCTTTTGCCCGGAGATGGCCGAGATTGATGATTTCCGTTTACGTCTGGAGAGGCTGTCGCTGTTCCGGCGGGTGACAACGGGAAAGCTAAGCCGCAATCCTCAAGGCGTCATTCAGTTCAGCCTGCTGGCAACGTTGGTGAGTCAGGAGAAGCTTGATGAGTAA
- the mrcA gene encoding peptidoglycan glycosyltransferase/peptidoglycan DD-transpeptidase MrcA, producing the protein MKFVKYLLILAVCCILLGAGSIYGLYQYIEPQLPDVATLKDVRLQTPMQVYSADNELIAQYGEKRRIPLKLQQIPPVMVKAFIATEDSRFYEHHGIDPIGIFRAASIALVSGHASQGASTITQQLARNFFLSPERTLMRKIKEAFLAIRIEQMMTKDEILELYLNKIYLGYRAYGVGAAAQVYFGKNVDQLSLSEMAMIAGLPKAPSTFNPLYSPKRALQRRNVVLGRMLDQNYITQSQYDEARSASLDANYHAPEIAFSAPYLTEMVRQEMVKRYGDNAYNDGFKVTTTITRKLQLGAQKSVQDNVLNYDMRHGYRGPANVLWKVGQNAWDRTEILKTLKSLPVYGPLFPAVVTEANRDQATATMRDGSSVTLNLAGMRWARPYRSDTQQGSTPKSVTEVVQPGQQIWVRQVDTDWWLAQVPDVNSSLVSLDPQNGAVRALVGGFDFNQSKFNRATQALRQVGSNIKPFLYTAAMDRGLTLASILNDVPISRWDAGAGSDWRPKNSPPTYDGPIRLRQGLGQSKNVVMVRAMRAMGVDYAAQYLQRFGFPAQNIVHTESLALGSASFTPLQMVRGYSVMANGGFLVDPYFISKIEDENGNTLFEQKPKIACPQCNLPVIYGETQKALAMNEDSVENPAVSQQGNNVAVPQPQLEQVSKQQVSADGEQQYAPHVINTPLSFLIKSALNSNVFGEPGWMGTGWRAGRDLKRNDIGGKTGTTNSSKDAWFSGYGPGVVTSVWIGFDDHRRDLGRTTASGAIKDQISGYEGGAKSAQPAWDDYMKVALDGVPVQPLTPPDGVVTVTIDRQTGKLANGSGNTRQEYFINGTQPTEHAVHDVGTTLMDNGESHELF; encoded by the coding sequence GTGAAGTTCGTAAAGTATTTATTGATCCTTGCAGTGTGTTGCATTTTGCTGGGAGCAGGCTCGATTTATGGCTTATATCAGTATATCGAACCGCAGCTGCCCGACGTTGCTACGCTGAAAGATGTCCGGCTCCAGACGCCGATGCAGGTTTACAGTGCCGATAATGAGCTGATTGCTCAATATGGTGAAAAGCGCCGCATCCCGTTGAAGCTGCAGCAGATTCCTCCCGTTATGGTGAAGGCGTTTATCGCCACCGAAGACAGCCGTTTCTACGAGCACCACGGCATTGATCCGATTGGTATTTTTCGTGCAGCGAGTATTGCGCTGGTCTCCGGACATGCTTCGCAAGGCGCCAGTACTATTACTCAGCAGCTGGCTCGTAACTTCTTCCTCAGTCCTGAACGCACCCTGATGCGTAAAATCAAGGAAGCTTTCCTCGCCATCCGTATTGAACAGATGATGACGAAAGATGAGATCCTTGAGCTGTATTTGAACAAGATCTATCTGGGCTATCGCGCTTACGGCGTAGGTGCCGCGGCTCAGGTCTACTTTGGTAAGAACGTTGATCAACTGTCACTGAGCGAAATGGCGATGATCGCCGGATTGCCGAAGGCGCCATCCACGTTTAACCCGCTTTATTCGCCTAAACGCGCCCTGCAGCGTCGTAATGTCGTACTGGGTCGTATGCTGGATCAGAACTACATTACCCAGTCGCAATATGATGAGGCGCGCAGCGCTTCGCTGGACGCTAACTACCATGCGCCAGAAATCGCATTCTCCGCCCCTTATCTGACCGAAATGGTGCGTCAGGAGATGGTGAAGCGCTATGGCGACAATGCCTATAACGACGGCTTTAAAGTCACCACCACGATTACGCGTAAGCTTCAGCTGGGCGCGCAAAAATCCGTGCAGGACAACGTGTTGAACTATGACATGCGTCACGGCTATCGCGGCCCGGCTAACGTGTTGTGGAAAGTGGGTCAGAACGCGTGGGATCGCACTGAAATCCTGAAAACGCTGAAATCGTTACCCGTTTATGGTCCTCTCTTCCCGGCGGTTGTCACCGAGGCAAACCGTGACCAGGCCACGGCTACAATGCGCGACGGCAGTAGCGTTACGCTGAATCTTGCCGGTATGCGTTGGGCGCGTCCTTATCGTTCTGACACCCAGCAGGGCAGCACGCCGAAATCCGTTACCGAGGTGGTGCAGCCAGGCCAGCAGATTTGGGTACGTCAGGTGGATACTGACTGGTGGCTGGCGCAGGTTCCGGACGTGAACTCCTCGCTGGTTTCACTTGATCCGCAGAACGGTGCCGTTCGTGCGCTGGTCGGTGGTTTCGACTTTAACCAAAGCAAGTTCAACCGTGCTACTCAGGCGCTGCGGCAGGTGGGTTCTAACATCAAACCTTTCCTCTATACCGCCGCGATGGACCGTGGGCTGACGCTGGCCTCAATTTTGAACGACGTGCCAATCTCACGTTGGGATGCGGGTGCCGGTTCCGACTGGCGGCCGAAGAACTCACCGCCAACCTACGACGGGCCGATCCGCTTGCGTCAGGGCCTGGGTCAATCTAAAAACGTGGTGATGGTAAGGGCAATGCGCGCAATGGGCGTTGATTACGCCGCTCAGTACCTGCAACGCTTTGGTTTCCCGGCACAAAACATTGTGCATACTGAATCGCTGGCGCTTGGCTCGGCCTCCTTCACGCCGTTACAAATGGTGCGTGGCTATTCGGTAATGGCCAACGGCGGCTTCCTGGTTGATCCTTACTTCATCAGTAAAATTGAAGATGAAAACGGCAATACGCTTTTTGAACAGAAACCAAAAATCGCCTGCCCGCAGTGTAACCTGCCGGTGATTTATGGGGAGACTCAGAAGGCGCTGGCAATGAACGAAGACAGCGTTGAGAACCCGGCAGTTTCGCAGCAGGGTAACAACGTTGCCGTGCCGCAGCCGCAGCTGGAGCAGGTTTCAAAGCAGCAGGTCTCTGCTGACGGCGAACAGCAATATGCCCCGCACGTGATTAACACGCCGCTGTCGTTCCTGATTAAAAGCGCGCTCAACTCCAATGTTTTCGGGGAACCGGGCTGGATGGGAACCGGCTGGCGCGCGGGCCGCGATCTGAAGCGTAACGACATTGGCGGTAAAACAGGGACGACCAACAGCTCGAAAGATGCCTGGTTCTCTGGTTACGGTCCGGGCGTGGTGACTTCCGTATGGATCGGCTTTGACGATCACCGTCGCGATCTGGGACGGACTACCGCATCCGGTGCCATCAAGGATCAGATTTCTGGCTACGAAGGCGGTGCGAAGAGCGCACAGCCAGCCTGGGATGATTACATGAAAGTAGCGCTGGACGGCGTGCCCGTTCAGCCTCTGACACCGCCAGATGGCGTGGTGACGGTAACGATCGATCGTCAGACGGGTAAGCTCGCGAACGGCAGTGGCAACACGCGCCAGGAGTACTTTATCAATGGTACGCAGCCAACTGAGCATGCCGTGCATGATGTTGGCACAACGTTAATGGATAACGGCGAGAGCCACGAGCTGTTCTAA
- the pilM gene encoding type IV pilus biogenesis protein PilM, with protein sequence MAFQTWQVGLDIQNGQICALAIQRRRNGWQLRHWWRHALPHDTLTNGLVQRPEPVIALLQHWRRQLPYRLSLRVGFPPQLVLQRSVELPGTQLREPERSNYITAAARRFFPIEPETLALDYRAAEGNNGQLWLTAARHEAVQSWQHCFRQAKLQPDIFELTPAALRALAQGLQLNPASALVHRLTDHWLWFPAGQQTGWCAVEEAPDFAALRCRYLPDTTDFYYSSAVDTDLPDNTKRLNPLDAFAFKQLPLPLSTSEFALAAGLALRPGDSDGLG encoded by the coding sequence ATGGCATTTCAGACATGGCAAGTCGGCCTGGATATACAGAACGGGCAGATCTGCGCCCTGGCTATCCAACGCCGTCGGAACGGCTGGCAACTTCGCCACTGGTGGCGGCATGCGTTGCCGCACGATACGTTAACCAACGGCCTGGTGCAACGACCCGAACCGGTAATCGCACTGTTACAGCACTGGCGGCGGCAGCTGCCTTATCGCCTTTCTTTGCGGGTTGGTTTCCCGCCACAGCTGGTGTTACAGCGCTCGGTTGAGCTGCCGGGAACACAGCTGCGCGAGCCGGAACGAAGCAATTATATTACTGCTGCGGCGCGACGTTTTTTTCCCATCGAACCCGAAACCCTGGCGCTGGACTACCGCGCAGCGGAAGGAAACAACGGCCAGCTCTGGTTAACCGCAGCGCGACATGAAGCGGTGCAAAGCTGGCAACACTGTTTTCGACAGGCAAAATTGCAGCCAGATATTTTCGAACTCACACCGGCTGCATTACGCGCGCTGGCACAGGGCTTGCAGCTCAATCCCGCATCGGCGCTGGTTCATCGTTTAACCGATCACTGGCTGTGGTTTCCTGCCGGGCAGCAAACAGGATGGTGTGCTGTAGAGGAGGCACCGGACTTTGCAGCGCTGCGCTGTCGATATCTGCCTGATACAACCGATTTTTACTATAGCTCGGCCGTGGATACCGACTTGCCGGATAATACGAAACGGCTTAATCCACTGGATGCGTTCGCCTTTAAGCAACTGCCGCTGCCGTTATCCACCAGTGAGTTTGCGCTGGCAGCAGGATTGGCTTTGCGGCCAGGAGATAGTGATGGTTTGGGTTAA